One region of Solanum pennellii chromosome 6, SPENNV200 genomic DNA includes:
- the LOC107023605 gene encoding actin-depolymerizing factor 2-like gives MANAASGMAVHDDCKLKFLELKTKRAFRFIVFKIEEKQIIVEKLGEPAESYEDFCTHLPADECRYAVYDFDFLTKESVPKSRIFFIAWCPDTSKVRSKMIYASSKDRFKRELDGIQIELQATDPTEMGLDVFKSRAN, from the exons ATG GCTAACGCTGCATCAGGCATGGCTGTGCACGATGATTGCAAACTGAAATTTTTGGAGTTGAAAACTAAAAGGGCTTTCCGCTTCATAGTATTCAAGATCGAGGAAAAGCAAATCATTGTGGAAAAGCTTGGTGAGCCAGCTGAAAGTTATGAGGACTTCTGTACACACCTGCCTGCAGATGAGTGTCGTTATGCAGTCTATGACTTTGACTTTCTGACAAAGGAGAGTGTCCCAAAGAGCAGGATTTTCTTTATTGCATG GTGTCCCGATACCTCTAAGGTTAGAAGCAAAATGATCTATGCTAGTTCCAAGGATAGATTTAAGAGGGAGCTGGACGGAATTCAGATTGAGCTGCAAGCAACTGATCCTACTGAGATGGGTCTGGATGTTTTCAAAAGCCGTGCCAACTAA
- the LOC107021094 gene encoding ras-related protein RABE1c-like, whose product MAAPPARARADYDYLIKLLLIGDSGVGKSCLLLRFSDGSFTTNFITTIGIDFKIRTIELEGKRIKLQIWDTAGQERFRTITTAYYRGAMGILLVYDVTDESSFNNITNWIRNIEQHASDNVNKILVGNKADMDESKRAVPTSKGQALADEYGIKFFETSAKTNLNVEQVFMSIAKDIKQRLSDTDSKAEPSTIKINQPDAGAGGGQPGQKSSCCGS is encoded by the exons ATGGCCGCACCACCGGCAAGGGCACGAGCAGATTACGATTACCTTATAAAGCTCCTCTTGATAGGCGACAGCG GTGTTGGTAAGAGTTGCCTTCTTTTGCGTTTTTCTGATGGTTCTTTTACCACAAACTTTATCACCACCATTGG GATCGATTTTAAAATACGGACCATTGAGCTCGAAGGGAAACGGATCAAACTACAAATCTGGGATACGGCTGGTCAGGAACGGTTCCGAACAATCACCACTG CTTACTATCGTGGAGCCATGGGTATATTGTTGGTTTATGATGTTACTGACGAATCTTCCTTTAACA ACATCACGAACTGGATTCGTAACATTGAGCAGCATGCTTCAGACAATGTCAACAAAATACTTGTAGGGAACAAGGCTGACATGGATGAAAGCAAGAGG GCTGTCCCTACCTCTAAAGGCCAAGCACTTGCCGATGAGTACGgtatcaaattttttgaaact AGTGCAAAAACAAATCTTAACGTGGAACAAGTTTTCATGTCAATAGCAAAGGATATAAAGCAAAGGCTTTCAGACACAGACTCCAAAGCGGAG CCTTCAACTATCAAAATTAATCAACCAGACGCAGGAGCTGGAGGTGGTCAACCTGGCCAAAAATCATCTTGCTGTGGTTCATAA
- the LOC107021403 gene encoding transcription factor MYB48-like, producing MTPQEERLILELHSKWGNRWSRIAREVSGRTDNEIKNYWRTHMRKKAQDERKLKKASSIISPSSSFSNTSSSFSSNSPDVDFTPIMKNNERNFYDTGGLQKKVVDHDKGKNMKVYSMDDIWKDIELSEENETKSTKQIMPSPIWDYCPNTLWMADDQEESKMFPMFYCLDNQDI from the exons ATGACTCCACAAGAAGAACGTCTTATTCTTGAACTCCACTCCAAATGGGGAAATAG ATGGTCAAGAATTGCAAGGGAAGTATCTGGGAGAACTGACAATGAAATCAAGAATTACTGGAGAACTCATATGAGGAAGAAGGCTCAAGACGAGAGGAAGTTAAAAAAAGCATCATCTATTATTTCTCCATCTTCATCCTTCTCtaatacttcttcatctttctcatctAATAGTCCTGATGTGGATTTCACGCCCATTATGAAAAACAATGAAAGAAACTTCTACGATACAGGTGGACTACAAAAGAAGGTTGTTGATCAtgataaaggaaaaaacatGAAGGTATACTCTATGGATGATATATGGAAAGACATTGAATTGTCagaagaaaatgaaacaaaGAGTACTAAACAAATTATGCCATCACCTATATGGGACTATTGTCCAAACACTTTATGGATGGCTGATGATCAAGAAGAAAGTAAGATGTTTCCTATGTTTTATTGCTTGGATAACCAGGATATATAA